Sequence from the Mytilus galloprovincialis chromosome 13, xbMytGall1.hap1.1, whole genome shotgun sequence genome:
ATTTTGCAGATAGATAGTAAAAGGCAAACTATTTTAATGTCATGTATAGGCTTAAAACAGGGTTATTTAATTACTGTATTGATTATATTAGACTTCTTTATATATGACTGTATACAAACTCAGAAGTAATGATATCCAGgtgaatgaatattcaaaaagaaagaaacttcacgcatgattcatttttatcaaatcGAATGTGgcataacaaattttatttgaaaatatctaaTTTGTGCATCAAATTATTATTAACAATTAATGACCTACCGTATAAGACTTATCACCGGGTAAGAGCAACATGACGAGTCACCATGTGGAGCTAGAGTTGCTTACCCTCTCTGGTCAGTTGAGATCACTCCCCAATTTtgatgggtttcgtgttgctcagtctttagttttctatgttgtgttttgtgtactgttgtttgtctgtttgtgtttggTAGTCTTCGCTCTTCTTTTGTATAACATAGACAGTAATCTCATAATTGCTGGACTTGCAAATTTAAGATTTTGCGCACAAATTACAAGTTTATCAATGTCTTTGTTGTCATTGAATGACAATAGCTATGAGAAAAGGCATAATAAAATAAATGGCATCATTACCTTCCTGGACTATTTTTTGAATATTATCTATAAACAGTTTAATATTCTTAATAGGATGTATTGTATTGTTTACGGTTTCATTAAAATCCTTATATTGTTGATTAAGGACAGATTTAAATGAGTAAGCTTTCATCCGCTTAGCCTTGGTGTTTTGAAACAGCGGTAAGATACGATTCGTCTAATTTGTTTTTTGAAGATTTTCCATGTTTTAGTATTTGATCATACTATTTAATGCATGCCTTGCATTCAGTTTCTTCTATTTAAATGTACATAAATGGTATAGATTTTCTTTATTTGACCAGAATGTTaccattatatttataaataactgTCATTGACAGTTATTAAATGTAATGCAATACGTTTTCTTTTTTAATGACAAATCATCAgtacattaatttaaaataatttccgGAGTTTTTTTCCATTACGTatgtattaacaaaaataaataattgtgtatCTTAGCTTGTGATATTACGGAATTATCAATTAGAGGATATTTGAAAGTGCGGATGAATTGTCGGCTAACGTGACATTTCCGGCAACTGTCTAATTTTTGTAATCAACTGTTTAAGCAAACAAAATGGATTTTTGTTCAAAAGATCCAACTAACTGTTTTCTCTCCATTCCCGCGATTGTTGATCACAACCATACCGATATTTGTAACGTAAAACGAGGCTGGTATGCGTGAAATTAAATCATGGAATCGAAAGCGAAATAACCGTTTTTTGACGCGTACATGTTAAGGGTAGGAATCTTCAACTAATGCAATTGGAACTTAAAATCAAGTTTGATCACAAAACACTTGATCATTCCTGTCCAACGGTATAACATTCAGATAAACTTCAAGTATAGAAAATGGTACGCCTCTGGCCATAATCAGTATGTCTTCGTTGAATACATGCAAGCAGGAAGTTTAAGAACTTATTACTTTCTTGCAAACTCTTTACACGCTGACGACATTTTTGTGAAATATTGGCTGATATACTAGTATGTTCACCAATAAAAGATCAACGATATCAGACTGTATACCATCAGAAGCGTTCCTCGTTATTAGACTGAACAATGGCACAAATTATCaaatgtcatttttgtttttgttaaacaaGTACAATCGGTCTATGTCTTCATTtacacaacaacaacaaaaaacgttgacaaataattttaattaagtATACAAATTTTAGCATGTAATCACTAATGAGTAGGaggtttcgtctactaaagactcttcagtgacgctcgaatcaaaaaatgtttaataggccaaataaagtataagttgaagagtattgaggaatTTTTACTTTTCTATTGGTTTTATCATCATTGTTGTCTCCTGAAGGGAGAACCGGTCACGCCATGGGTACCAGTACACTGTTCTTTGTCCTTTGCTTCCAGGGATAAGTTTACCATTAATGTTTCCATATGTACATTCACGGTGCCACCAGCCACCACATTTATTAATTGCACAACTACCTTCCAGTAGATCATTATCTCTATCTTTTGAGGAGAACATCATTCCGTGAAGGCTTGTCCCCGTATAGTCCATAGCTCCATCTCCTGTAAAAAGTATTTAAACAagctacagattttttttaaatttacgttTGAAAATGGATACTGAATCTTAAACTATATAAATGAAGTTAAGGGTTgaccttaaaaaaaagtttaatttttaaatttgttttataataatacAATCCCCTTTCTGGCTTGTACTCATATTTATCACGTAAGCGTCTAAATATATCCgtgtttttcattaattattaatTCGACTTTCACATTGTAGGGATGAAGCATTGATTACTATGTATAGTAATTGTAATTGTAAAGCTGACGTAAATTATCATTTTGTTGGTAAGTGCCGGATTAGCCCGAACGTATCTTACCTGCAGTGCCGGAATAGCCCGAAATACTGAGTTCATAATTTGAATCCTCATTGCCGAcgtaaaaatttgaatattcagCATAAGCACGTTCACTAGAAACATCTACTAGGACAAATCTTACTTTAAATTTTCTCTCTTCTGACAAAATGGCATGTAAATTGTCATTTCCTATAAAGAACAAGATGAACAATTTATCATATTGTCATAGATAAAGAGAGATCATATCAAAATCAACATAGATTCAAGAACATTTTATCGTTAATGTTGTTatcttttaattgaaatatataccaaTAAGGCAAAAGAGAAATTTGTTTCCATAAATTATTatactataaaaaagaaaagaatgctAAGACAGCAAAACGTAAGAAAGAGTATATCGATTTTAAGTATTAAAGCATTTAGATTGATTAATTAAAAAAGTGTTATAGAGTAAAATAGAATGAATAAAATGTTGAACGATGCAATAAAAGTAAtcggaaaaaagtaaaatcacaaaaatactgaactcagaggaaaatcaattcggaaagtccataatcacatggcaaaatcaaataacaaaacgcatcaaaaacgaatggacaagaactgtcatattcctgacttggtacaggcattttcaaatgtagaaaatggtggattgaacctggttttatagctagctaaacctctcacttgtgtgacagtcgcatcaaattccattatatagtcaccgatgcgtgaacaaaacaaacagacataataggtaaaaatgtcaaaaataggggtacagcagtcaacattgtgttatcatcttaatcactataaaaacaacaaatctaacgaagaagcacaaaaaggcatacatcaaattaacatcctcattttgattatattatacgattatatttgtctatgtaaaatgcacccatcaaggaaggagggtatgggtactggtgtaaaattgcgcgtttgaaattcgcacaggtagacatgaaataattttgtcgttcaaagtatgacgggatgcataaatacactcacgcaaaatagatataacaaacactgacttagcagttaaagtaataataataaataaaataatagtgtggttcaaagtatgacgtgatacataagtacagagtcacgtaaaaagtatatcacaaaaaaaggtTGGTTGAACTTATAGCATAATATTTTCATTGTGGTTTCTCTTAGTCACCATGAGTGATATACACACTGAGGTATTAATAATGCagctatttatgattattttaaacatgttaaggtctgattggaaaaaaatgattttaccgagacgattttatttcgtttttttcATCCTATATTATTTAGTTAAGTATAGGAGTAAAAATAAATAGTTGAAATAAGAAGTGCTTTGTATACTTTGTCTAAAAGGAGTCGATATACTACTATAACTTGAAATGTATAGTACATGTCAAAAGCCTTCTTTTAAGTTTCTGGATTTCCATATGTTTTGCATTTATAAActactactagaacacacccgtgatatcacgggtccgtgactgaattaaagtatataactatgcgcaagccttattttagtattagtattgtcatctgataaagtcatgtcgattataagatacacagtttttctctgctttcaagtctttctgtttgaacccgtcgaactgaaacaataatattaattatttggaaaacaaaaggtcctggaatggagtattttttaatcaacagcattgtcctatataagttataaataaagttgaattctttgcttcgctgttttacgtcatgcccattaacaaattgaaaactgtacctatacgccttatttttagtccagatttttagtattcgtattgttatcttagaaagtcttactgattaaaatactccaataggtaacaatttgacaatttagtagtgtcaaccctgtggttatgacccgtgtatatagcatattaatcctgaatacaacgtttggtggtgcgcctgtcagatgcggaacgtacagataaggtaataggtaacaggtgaatatactattggtatcggtagcggactcgatccggaacttcttaattattggcaatattaattacgtggaaaacaaaagggcctggagtggtgtaatttttaatctacacctttgtactatattagttatatataaagttgaattctgtgattcgtcgtttttacgtgatgacggctgacaaattggacctcataattttagtattatagattgtaCCACCAGAAAAGTAAATAGTCATCATcggggtgatctaacactgacacaccaagtccgaatgggataactattttacatcccatcTGTTTtggattagacgaaaaaccatttacaattcataaaatctagtttagaacgccacacaattattataatatactttatatataactatataatgtataccctttatcgccgcgatatagcctttttgtgctaaagCGGCGTacagcaaccaacaatcaatcaatgtataccctttatgacccccgaactCGATGATTAAATATGAAACAATGTCAACTTACCCCATCGGCCAATCTGCCCACTTTAGATcgccactttttaaaaaaatgtccatTCTTGTTTACCGAAACGCCCCACTTTttgaaaagtgtaaaatcaaattgaacaatcagtctgacaactcacttatttaCGAAAAGGGTTAAAACCctactgaataaaggtctgccaattCGCCTCTATTATGAAAATATCTctcttcctttaagtatgtcaaattactaaTATTTgatatccagtcgtcctggtgtagtggtatgtgtcatgggttgatatgctaaaggtcttatTGTTAAGAGTCTTGAGCATAggcactggattttttctacgttaattttgatagatttgttttccgtataattaattataaattttatagtggatttgacattcccgccaaaatgttacagaacaaaggtaagcatgcaaaacaaagaatTTCAAGCTGGGGTGATCTGGTGGGGGTGATCCGGCTGAGATCCTCCTGGTAGAACAAATGAGCTGGATGTAAACTTTGTTGGAATTGCTTTTACTAATTCATAAACGTCTCAATTCAAAAATGGTCTGCTAAATGTGTGCTATTTTCAGACTGTTTAATAGAGGGCAAAAATTAATCaaactttcaaatttcaattgatcatacaaaattatttgaaattgaatgaTCTTGTAAAGGGGTAATTATTTTCTGTATATTCAAGATAAGACTTCTCAATAATATAGTACATACGTTAGCTATATTCTAAAATTTAGACGGACTATGAGGATAGTTTCGGATAATTATCTTCCCTTTGCAAAGTAGCGGATGATAATAGCAATACAAGTATCTGTATACAAGTAAATGAGTTATAGATTGCTTGATAAGGTTTATGTTACAGTTGATGGATTATGTCACATATTGATTTGTATATTTCTGTGGTATATTTACATGCCAGTGCTATGTTGCTGGCTTTTTATTATTTTCCATCATTAAAACGGAAATTCAATTCCAAATCGATTTAGATGAAAACATATGTTATGGGTGTAGAAGAggtatatttcaaatataatttaacaaagattttgatatattttacgTAAGTTCGAAATGAACGTTAACCATTTTAAAGGATTTTCATTCAATGATATTGTAAAAATACAGTCAAACATGCCATTATAGTCACCTGTATAAATAAAAATCGTTcatcattttgatttattttacgtAAGTTAGTTCGAAATGAACGTTAATCATTTTAAAGGATTGTCATTCACTGATAATTTAAAATTACAGTCAAACATGCAATTATGGTCAcgtgtacaaaataaaaaccgTTCATCATTGTGTTGTCCTGCAGTATCTATATAGTTTGAACCTTTCTAATAAGTCAGTGTGCTTGGTAACAAGGGTGAGTCGGGTGTTGAACTTTCTAGCTCATATTCTCACAAACCATAAAAAGACATTTCGGTATGCTCTGTATCATTATTCTTACACCGGGACAATTTATTTCGATCTCACTCAAAATTAATGGATGACGAAACAGCAAGTACCAGGTCGTCAAGCTAACTGTGTCAGAGGAAAGTAAAATTATGAACTCCGAGaataattcaaaaaggaaagtccctaatcaaatggcaaaatcaaaagatcaaacacatcttacgaatggataacaattgtcacattcctgacttggtaccgacATTTTACGTGAATGATTTCATAAATTACTGCAATAAACACAAGAATGCCAACACATAGACTATTATAAGTAGTTGAGAAATGAACCTTTAATGTACGTACTGTGATAAATGTTTTGACACAACTATTGATAATgataaatcgaaaaataaaaatcttttcgAAACTAATGATTTCAGTTCTTACATTGTAAGGTTCTGGTTATTGTGTTAAAAATACCAACTGGTCCATCGCTTTGCGTTTCAGGTCATATTTCAGGTAATATTATTTGATTGAATGTTTCCCAATGATTGTAATATTATTTAAACTCTGAACATAATACGTCAATTTTGTGCGAAAGAGCGAAATTTTCCCTTTGCAACTACTTCCTGCTTATATTGTGGATTTTGGAAAAATTaaattatcatatataaatagaaatagaaagttaaaatattaacatcatcagcaaaataaaataacagataAAAGAACGAAGAGATGAACATCTGTCAACCAAATATCACACAAAAAACTGTAGTCCGAGCTTCACGAACGTCATCGAACATCCGGGTAGATTTCAGATTATTAGGCGAATATTTGACTGATGAGATATATTTATTGAACCGAAGTCCAATAAGGTAGTTTATCATAAAACTTTTAACGTTAATACATCATGTTCAATCATGACACCTTCTATAAACTAGAATATAAACATTTGTTAACATGAATAATATCGCGACTGgtgcaatatatatatagcagGATATGCTTATCCTTCGAGAGCACATATCACCCAGGTGTTTGGTTGGGCTCAGGCTCGGATCATGTCGCCCAGTCTTCTCTTTTTCtacgttgtgttttgtgtacagttttttttctttctttttgccatgacattgtcaggTTTTTTCAACTTATTATAATTGTTCAATGTTTACAACTTACCAATCCAATATTCACCAGTAGGTTTACCAAATCCTCTCTTATATGTATTCCAATCCCTGTCGAAACTTTCACTGCCATCAAATCTTCTTTGTACTATCTTAACATTTAAAATATCATAATGCtaaacaaacttttaaaaaacaaatctaCTTCATCTATGTGCCCTATCAAATATCGTGGCATTGCAACTGCATCTTAAATATCCTAGTTATTAAGAATGCTTTCGAAGCGAGACGATCTGCTTCATATCTCAATCAACTAACTTTTTTTATCAGGGATCTACCCCATCAAACAAGGTTATCAGGTTATTAAATCTGTACTTCATTAATATACGGTCACCATCTCGACCTGATTGAGCAATGATGCTTTTGTGTAAAATCTCACAACATTCATGTTATCGTGGTCTTAGAGATTTaactgaataaaattgagaatagaaatagtGAATGTgccaaagggacaacaacccgaccatagaacagacaacagcagaaggtaaccaacaggtcttcaatgcagtgagaaattcccgcacccggaggcgtccttcagctggcccacaaatatacatactagttcagtgataatgaacgtcatacttaactccaaattatacacaagaaactaaaatttaaaaaaatacaagactgacttgggacaggcgcaaatatgAAGTCCTGATTCGCATGATGATAGATGAATGCATAGATTGTGATGCTAATAATGACAAGTCTCGCTTGATTTAATATCCGTACTTGTTTCCttcgtttgtttttctttattatcaAAATAGGAACTTCTTTGAATCCACTGAATGACGCGAGTTCAGTCTTAGATTTGGGTGAGATTGTGTTCTTCTTATGTAACTTTATATTCCACTTATTTTTTTAAGGACTATTATTTGTTCTCTTCCTTTTGCTATTTTGTTGTTGCCTATATGGTCTATGTATTTGATTGTCGACCTgagtactgtgaattcatttattatcGTGGTTATCAATTTTCGTAGAtggaggaaaacttgcatgttcgtggaaattcaatttcgtggttttggtgaagtctgcatacaagaaTATAGACAATTTGTTATCCGtcgaacatttaatttcgtggttcacctgaaCCAACTAAAACAACGAAatttggtatccaacaaataataatgaattccaTTTAACATCGAATTATACAAAACAACAAATGTTATAATCgcttgaaaaaacaaaacaaaacatgcatttaaccagcttttttttttgttcaaagttAGACTgttcttgttttgttttacagCAGGCAAATACATTCGAATTAtaggatttgttatcacattaaATAGCAAacgatttagaaaaaaagatataCCTATAATTTTTGTACCAGTTATGAAATATTAAATTACGCAGGACAGGTACCATTCATATTGGTTTATTCCAACTTGTATGTCTTGGTCCTGAGGTGTTGTAATAGTCTCAGCCTGGCTGACGAAGcaatatgttattaaaaaaaattcaaaatttgtctgtttataaatgttgatattaTAAAGAAACTGTGGTTTTAACTTTCCCTTTCAAAGTTGCCCTAAGTTGTATTTTGTCATATGACACTTCAACTGCTTCAGTTAATTTGCTTCTTTGTCTTCCAAATATTCAGCCTTGAGCGTTACTGTGCTTTGGCACATTAcattatttaacgtgttgttttcatttttaggtAAAAAGTTCTCACCGTCCATCCTCCCTCTTCGTAGTCCATGTCACAGAAAACTGGCATACTAGTGTGTTGGTTTGGGAAAATAGTATAGACACCACTCTTCTTTCCAACTTGATCGCTGCAGTCCTTCGGTATTTGCATATCTACATACCAAGTGAAGCTACTATTATGAATTTGTGGTGCATATTTGGTATATTTGCCAAAGATTACCAAATGAAAATAAACGTATTTaatgtattcaaaataaactCTGTTTTGTTGATATTCCACATTGGTTTATTCTTACTTGTATGTCTTGATTCTAATGTGTCGTTGTAATCACAGCGTGACAGATGAAGCAATATGATTGCCCATTTAGTAAAACGCGTTTAAAAACGTCCTGATAAGTgtaagcatgttttttttttaccgaatcGTCACACGTAAATAAGGTGTTATCTACTTGGGAGGCAATTGCACCATCTGTTTAGTTACGTATTTTTTTCTCGGTCAACATTTTAACTATTgatgtgttttatatttaaattaaaagtacAGGGTAGTACTGGAACTTCTAGTGAAGAAATCATATCAATGCTTTGACggtgttttctttttttactttttgtgtaattggttttggcgctttattaaaaaaatgcattcCGTTGCTATTTAATCATTATCACTTACATGCTGTTATACATTTCTGCTTCTCTCCGTCATACACACATTTCTCACCGCCATGACATGTGTGGTCTCTACATTTGCCCGCAATATTCTGCAATATTTCTGCATGTTTATTAAAAACAGTATCGCAGTGTATTTTAAGGTGACAAAATTTAAGACAGAATACAGCTCGATTTTagaagaaaatgcctgcaccaattCCGAAATATGCCATTtatcatccattcgtttgatgtgtttaagtttttgattttgataaataattattgCGGAATAAACCTGGCTTGAAAGCTAGCTAACCCTCACACTTGAATGACAGTTGCATACAATTTACTAAATTTTCAATgtgtgaacaaagcaaacagtcattatagaaaaaaaattgtgcatATATGTTCTATTAGAAATGAAGCTAGTGTTTCTTTACAGCTGTACTGTGAGTAATTTTAGTGTGAATAAGATGGAACATGAGGTAAACATTTGCTCTTCACCAAAACAATAAGCAGGTGTCTTTATAATATGTTAGGCTCATAACTTCATAACTGTCCCTATTCTAAAATTATGGCTAATAGATCAAACAGATATGATATTGATTTGATCAGATGCAGTACTTAGAACAAAACTGTGAAAATAACGACACACAAAAGTAGGACTTCATTTCCCTTATAATTCATAATATGAAATTacgatagaaaaaaatatacaaatgcaTCCGTTGCAATAAGCAGTTATGAGTGTAACATTTGTCCAAAATCTATGAAacccaaaaaaaaaccagacagaTACATAGGTATCAATTACTTCACATACCTTTAAACATACTTCATTGTCAAAAAAGGGGAAACCACCAAATTTTAATTCGCGACGTATTATCCAATCTTAGATTACCGATGTTCTTATCTCATCaatcttttaaaaacattaaaaatataaaacgtGATAGTTTAATCTTGAACCGTCACCCCGAAACAGTAAGAGCCAGGGATGTAAAAAATGCATAGCATATATAATTATGCTATTATATCAAA
This genomic interval carries:
- the LOC143056135 gene encoding angiopoietin-1-like, encoding MDYEEGGWTIVQRRFDGSESFDRDWNTYKRGFGKPTGEYWIGNDNLHAILSEERKFKVRFVLVDVSSERAYAEYSNFYVGNEDSNYELSISGYSGTAGDGAMDYTGTSLHGMMFSSKDRDNDLLEGSCAINKCGGWWHRECTYGNINGKLIPGSKGQRTVYWYPWRDRFSLQETTMMIKPIEK